The sequence GGCCGGAACAATGTCGAAATCGTTGAAGTTCTTGCGGATCAGTGCACGGGCCTGTTCGCGGGAATCTTCATCACTGAAGCCCAACTGAATGGCACCGCCCAGTTGCGGCAGACTGCGATAGCGCAGCTTCTCTTTACGCAGCAGGCTCTTGACGTCGCCTTCGTAGACTTTCAGGCGTGCATCGAGGGCTTTGTCCATGTCCACTTCCAGCAGGAAGTGCACACCACCGGACAAGTCCAGACCCAGCTTCATAGGATGCGCGCCCAGATTGCGCAGCCATTGCGGGGTGGTCTGTGCCAGGTTCAGCGCGACGACGTAGTCATCACCCAACGCCTTGCGCACAACGTCTTTGGCCGGCAGCTGGTCTTCAGCCTTGCTCAGACGGATCAGACCGCCCTTGCCGTTGGCGGCCAGCGTGGCTGCCTTGACGTTGATCCCGGACTCCTTGAGCGCAGTGCTCACACGATCCAGATCAGCCTGATTGACTTGCAGCGCAGTGCTTGCACCGCTGACCTGAATGGCCGGGTCATCGGGGTATAGATTCGGAGCGGAATAAATCAGACCGATCGCCAGCACCGCCAGGATCAGAATGTATTTCCACAGAGGATATTTGTTCAGCATCACGCCGCCCGTTATGAACGCGGGGCGCCTTGCGCGCCCCGTCGATTGAGTAGAAGTTGGAACCTTAGATCGCTTTCAGCGTGCCTTTTGGCAGCGTGGCGGCGATGGCGCCCTTCTGGAACTTCATTTCCACGGTGTCGGAAACTTCCAGAACCACGAAGTCATCGGCCACTTTGGTGATCTTGCCAGCGATACCGCCGGTGGTAACCACTTCGTCGCCCTTCTGCAGGCTGCTCAGCAGGTTCTTCTGCTCTTTGGCGCGCTTGGCCTGTGGACGCCAGATCATCAGGTAGAAGATGACCAGGAAGCCGACCAGGAAAATCCACTCGAAACCGCCGCCCATTGGGCCGGCAGCAGCCGGTGCAGCCGCGTCAGCCATGGCGTTAGAGATAAAAAAGCTCATTTAGCACTCCAGTTGCAAATGTTGAATCTTGGGGTCAGAAAACTCAGTCCAAAGGCGGAACGGGGAGCCCGCGTTTGGCGTAGAAGGCATCGACAAAGGCGGCCAATGTACCCTGTTGAATAGCCTCGCGCAAACCAGCCATCAGCACCTGATAATGGCGCAAGTTATGGATGGTATTGAGCATGCTTCCCA comes from Pseudomonas sp. RU47 and encodes:
- the yajC gene encoding preprotein translocase subunit YajC codes for the protein MSFFISNAMADAAAPAAAGPMGGGFEWIFLVGFLVIFYLMIWRPQAKRAKEQKNLLSSLQKGDEVVTTGGIAGKITKVADDFVVLEVSDTVEMKFQKGAIAATLPKGTLKAI